In Zobellia roscoffensis, the following are encoded in one genomic region:
- a CDS encoding RimK family alpha-L-glutamate ligase: MDIGLLSVSMNVYSTQRIANEAKNLGHYIEWVDHTKCSVKIGNGQPQVFFREENIIDAFDAIIPRIGTKVTRHGAAVVKQFEMNEVFSSAHSQGISKARNKIKALQFMANKGIPIPDTLFSIDPDNIEQQIELLGGTPLIIKLQEGTHGLGVVLAETKKSAKSIIDTFYKMDTSILLQEFIEESNGEDIRAFVVGDKVVASMKRSSGNDEFRSNVHRGGSTEAVQLTKKEETMALNAAKYIGLGVAGVDLIRSKKGPLLIEVNASPGLQGIEAATGVNIAKEIVRFVERNCRKKRK; the protein is encoded by the coding sequence ATGGATATTGGTCTTCTTTCCGTAAGCATGAATGTCTATTCTACCCAGAGAATAGCAAACGAAGCCAAAAATTTAGGGCATTATATTGAATGGGTAGACCATACCAAGTGTTCCGTAAAAATAGGTAATGGCCAACCTCAAGTATTCTTTAGGGAAGAAAATATAATTGATGCTTTTGATGCCATTATTCCGCGTATAGGCACTAAAGTCACGCGCCATGGAGCGGCCGTTGTAAAACAATTTGAGATGAACGAGGTTTTTAGCTCCGCACATTCACAAGGTATTTCAAAAGCCAGAAACAAGATAAAGGCACTTCAGTTTATGGCAAATAAAGGAATTCCTATTCCGGACACCTTGTTTTCCATAGACCCTGACAATATTGAGCAACAGATTGAATTATTGGGAGGTACTCCTCTCATTATAAAACTACAGGAAGGCACGCACGGGCTAGGTGTTGTTTTGGCAGAAACTAAAAAATCTGCTAAATCTATTATTGATACTTTTTATAAAATGGATACCAGTATTCTCTTGCAGGAGTTTATTGAAGAAAGTAATGGCGAAGACATTCGTGCTTTTGTGGTTGGTGATAAAGTTGTGGCAAGCATGAAGCGCAGCAGTGGAAATGATGAATTTAGATCTAATGTTCATCGTGGAGGAAGCACCGAAGCTGTGCAACTCACCAAAAAAGAAGAAACCATGGCACTAAATGCGGCCAAATATATAGGACTTGGTGTAGCCGGCGTAGATCTCATCCGTTCAAAAAAAGGGCCATTGTTAATTGAAGTGAACGCCTCACCCGGTCTTCAGGGGATAGAAGCAGCTACAGGTGTTAATATTGCTAAAGAAATTGTGCGGTTCGTAGAACGAAACTGTAGAAAAAAGAGAAAGTAA
- a CDS encoding succinate dehydrogenase cytochrome b subunit, whose product MSGLIKSSIARKVVMALSGLFLVFFLAQHFVINITSVIAPDTFNEWSHFMGYNGLVQYLLQPVLIAGVIVHFAMGIALELKNNKARTIKYKNYNGGANSSWMSRNMIITGLVVLAFLGLHMYDFWVQEISYKYIAVNPEDPTRYLEETVHKFQPFWRTIIYVISFVLLALHLWHGFASSFQTVGVNNKYSAGIQTATKIYAIAIPLGFIFIALYHHFNPITH is encoded by the coding sequence ATGAGCGGATTGATAAAATCTTCGATAGCCCGAAAAGTGGTCATGGCCCTATCGGGTCTTTTTTTGGTCTTTTTTCTAGCACAACACTTTGTCATTAACATTACCTCTGTAATTGCACCGGATACTTTTAACGAGTGGTCGCATTTTATGGGTTATAATGGATTGGTGCAATATCTCTTGCAACCTGTTCTTATAGCTGGGGTAATTGTTCATTTTGCAATGGGTATTGCACTAGAATTAAAGAACAATAAAGCACGGACAATAAAGTACAAGAACTATAACGGCGGGGCCAATTCATCTTGGATGTCTAGGAATATGATTATTACCGGTTTGGTAGTTCTTGCTTTCCTTGGTTTGCACATGTATGATTTTTGGGTACAAGAGATATCTTATAAATACATAGCGGTTAACCCAGAAGACCCAACGCGTTACTTAGAGGAAACAGTTCATAAATTCCAGCCTTTCTGGCGTACAATTATTTATGTTATCTCATTTGTATTGTTGGCATTGCACTTGTGGCATGGTTTTGCTTCGTCTTTTCAGACGGTAGGGGTGAATAACAAATACTCTGCAGGCATTCAGACAGCTACTAAAATATATGCGATAGCAATCCCTTTAGGATTTATATTTATCGCACTTTATCATCATTTTAACCCAATAACACATTAA